From Trueperaceae bacterium, a single genomic window includes:
- a CDS encoding glycosyltransferase family protein codes for MVIVQARMGSTRLPGKVLMDLEGRPMLERQLERLARARTPDAIVIATSKDVRDQPIVDLAERLHIPFTRGSEEDVLDRYTQAARTYEADVVARVTADCPLVDPAVLDQCVHTLADDPSLDYASNTLERTYPRGLDVEAMTRSTLESAAREATDPADREHVTRFIWRQPERFHLGSLQHSTNHSHLRWTVDTDKDLQVIKRIYADLYAQKPDFGLQEALDHAQKHPEVHAHNHDVAQKVI; via the coding sequence GTGGTCATCGTGCAGGCCCGCATGGGGTCGACGAGGCTACCTGGCAAGGTCCTCATGGACCTCGAGGGGCGTCCGATGCTGGAACGGCAGCTCGAGCGACTTGCCAGAGCCCGCACGCCGGATGCGATCGTCATCGCCACCTCCAAGGACGTGCGCGACCAGCCCATCGTCGATCTAGCAGAGCGGCTCCACATCCCGTTCACGCGAGGCAGCGAAGAGGATGTCCTTGACCGATACACCCAAGCCGCGCGTACCTACGAAGCAGATGTCGTCGCTCGCGTGACCGCCGACTGTCCGCTCGTCGATCCAGCGGTCCTTGATCAATGCGTCCACACGCTCGCCGACGACCCATCGCTCGACTACGCCAGCAACACGCTCGAACGCACCTACCCCCGAGGCCTTGACGTCGAGGCCATGACCCGGTCCACTCTCGAATCCGCAGCCCGCGAGGCAACGGATCCAGCCGACCGAGAACACGTGACACGGTTCATCTGGAGGCAACCCGAACGTTTCCACCTCGGCTCGTTGCAACATTCCACCAACCACAGTCACCTTCGCTGGACCGTCGACACCGACAAGGACCTTCAGGTCATCAAACGCATCTACGCCGACCTGTACGCGCAGAAACCCGACTTCGGGCTCCAGGAAGCGCTCGATCACGCACAGAAGCACCCAGAGGTTCACGCCCACAACCATGACGTGGCTCAGAAGGTGATCTGA